In Pseudomonadales bacterium, a single window of DNA contains:
- the hemE gene encoding uroporphyrinogen decarboxylase: MSEIKNDRFLRALSLQPVDRTPVWMMRQAGRYLPEYKATRERAGNFMDLCRNADLACEVTLQPLERFELDAAILFSDILTIPDAMGLGLYFETGEGPKFKKVIRQASDVDNLRVTDGDTDLDYVMNAVRTIRRELNGRVPLIGFSGSPWTLATYMVEGGSTREFRYVKEFMVRQPEAMHRMLDVLAQSVISYLNAQIRAGAQAVQIFDTWGGVLSGPCYEEFSLNYMKQIVQGLIRENEGRKVPVILFTKGGGQWLEQMAMTGADCLGLDWTTDIGQARQRVGGQAALQGNMDPFMLFAEPVRIRQEVASILKSYGSGNGHVFNLGHGISQFANPDHAKVFIDAVHELSEPYHT; encoded by the coding sequence ATGTCCGAAATAAAGAATGATCGATTCCTGCGCGCCCTTTCCTTGCAACCGGTTGACCGCACACCTGTTTGGATGATGCGGCAGGCGGGGCGATATTTGCCTGAATATAAAGCCACTCGCGAACGTGCGGGTAATTTTATGGATCTGTGCCGCAACGCCGATTTAGCTTGCGAAGTGACATTGCAGCCACTAGAACGTTTTGAGCTGGATGCAGCCATTTTATTTTCCGATATTCTCACCATACCGGACGCGATGGGTTTAGGTTTATATTTTGAAACTGGCGAGGGTCCGAAGTTTAAAAAAGTGATTCGTCAGGCCTCCGATGTTGATAACTTGCGAGTTACGGACGGCGATACCGATCTGGATTATGTGATGAACGCGGTGCGGACAATCCGACGTGAACTCAATGGCCGGGTTCCCTTGATCGGTTTTTCCGGTAGCCCCTGGACCCTGGCGACCTATATGGTTGAGGGTGGCTCAACACGTGAGTTTCGCTATGTAAAAGAGTTTATGGTCAGGCAACCTGAAGCCATGCACCGGATGCTGGATGTACTCGCACAATCGGTTATTTCCTACCTGAATGCACAAATTCGAGCGGGTGCGCAAGCAGTGCAAATATTTGATACCTGGGGTGGGGTATTAAGCGGCCCATGTTATGAGGAGTTTTCCCTCAATTACATGAAGCAGATTGTGCAGGGGTTAATCAGGGAGAATGAAGGACGTAAGGTGCCAGTGATTTTGTTCACCAAAGGTGGTGGTCAGTGGTTAGAGCAAATGGCGATGACTGGGGCAGATTGTTTAGGTTTGGATTGGACCACAGATATCGGTCAGGCACGTCAGCGTGTCGGCGGTCAGGCTGCCTTACAAGGCAATATGGACCCCTTCATGTTATTTGCCGAACCGGTGCGAATTCGTCAGGAAGTTGCCTCAATACTCAAGAGTTATGGGTCTGGTAACGGTCATGTCTTTAACTTGGGGCATGGTATTTCCCAGTTTGCTAACCCAGATCATGCTAAGGTTTTTATCGACGCCGTGCATGAACTTAGTGAGCCTTACCATACTTAG
- a CDS encoding AAA family ATPase → MSSQLQMDQIKTSQTEHQYLNYYGIKADPFAADILLVTPELEKLLRLLSHLVNYGEKLIVLTGEKGAGKTTILEEFLRRQSGNERLCRISALKLDTPNQVLREISKAFELAADETPDKALILVKLSGFFTDLATDAERCMIVIDDAHLLKRSVLEPLVELALKHSASLQVILSGEPSLYEGLTALPLIQNNTQLIYRHSLEAFTFKDCKQYLHDLFNQSGQQSSLPFSDAEFLEIYQQSQGLPGQINRCTQQILEDGVERLLRGETRSHWKRASGVILALSVMVVSTALFWPKNRASEEVVTPSVDISQPITVRRVERQSAAKASVGGLNSDLAEMAGGVVSAPITNRLEFESSQELIDSHTPFSLTEQRAKIDQGSLIKNKKEMTPSNLLDDSEHTKTLTQVEENSILDSTPSTLVSGEGDPSFSPDEEAILAIDPNNYTVQLLGLREEQGILAMLKGLPSDEKYRYFRTEYQDGPWYVLVYGDFSDRQQAVNAAAALPKKLRPKSAWIRRVSGIQKGLVKRNQD, encoded by the coding sequence ATGTCATCTCAGCTACAAATGGATCAGATAAAGACATCTCAAACGGAGCATCAGTACCTCAATTATTACGGCATAAAGGCAGATCCATTTGCCGCCGACATTCTATTGGTCACGCCAGAACTGGAAAAATTGCTGCGCCTGTTGTCTCACCTAGTCAACTATGGCGAGAAACTCATCGTGTTGACCGGAGAAAAAGGCGCTGGGAAAACAACCATTTTAGAGGAGTTTCTGAGGCGGCAGAGTGGTAATGAAAGGCTTTGTCGAATATCTGCGCTAAAGTTGGATACCCCCAACCAGGTGCTTCGGGAAATAAGCAAAGCCTTCGAGTTGGCGGCTGATGAAACGCCCGATAAAGCACTAATATTGGTGAAACTCAGTGGTTTTTTCACTGATTTGGCGACTGATGCCGAGCGCTGCATGATTGTTATCGATGATGCCCATCTACTAAAGCGCAGCGTGCTCGAGCCTTTAGTCGAATTAGCCTTAAAACATTCAGCCAGTTTACAGGTTATTTTGTCTGGTGAGCCTTCTTTGTATGAAGGTCTAACTGCGCTGCCCTTGATACAAAATAATACACAGTTAATCTATCGTCACAGCCTAGAGGCTTTTACTTTTAAGGACTGCAAGCAGTATCTGCATGACCTCTTTAATCAATCAGGTCAGCAATCAAGCCTACCCTTTAGCGACGCAGAATTTTTAGAAATTTACCAGCAGTCCCAGGGGTTGCCAGGACAGATTAACCGGTGCACACAACAGATATTAGAGGATGGTGTGGAACGGCTGTTGCGCGGAGAAACCCGTTCTCATTGGAAGCGAGCGTCTGGAGTGATATTAGCTCTATCGGTCATGGTGGTAAGCACTGCGTTGTTTTGGCCAAAAAATAGAGCATCGGAGGAGGTTGTCACGCCAAGTGTAGATATAAGCCAACCTATAACAGTACGACGTGTTGAGCGGCAGTCTGCGGCAAAGGCAAGTGTTGGTGGGTTAAATTCAGACCTGGCTGAGATGGCTGGAGGCGTGGTGAGCGCTCCTATAACTAACCGCCTGGAGTTTGAATCCAGTCAGGAATTGATTGATTCACATACTCCTTTTTCATTAACAGAACAGCGAGCGAAAATAGACCAAGGCTCACTCATTAAAAATAAAAAGGAAATGACGCCAAGTAACCTATTGGATGACTCGGAGCACACTAAAACACTAACGCAGGTAGAGGAAAACTCAATACTAGATAGCACGCCATCCACTCTGGTATCGGGAGAGGGCGACCCCTCCTTTTCCCCTGATGAAGAGGCGATTTTGGCGATTGATCCCAATAACTATACAGTTCAGCTTCTTGGCTTGCGTGAAGAACAGGGTATTCTTGCGATGTTAAAAGGGTTGCCTTCCGATGAAAAATATAGATATTTTAGAACTGAGTATCAGGATGGCCCTTGGTATGTATTGGTTTATGGGGATTTTTCTGATCGACAGCAAGCAGTAAATGCGGCCGCAGCATTACCCAAAAAGCTGCGACCGAAGTCCGCCTGGATCAGGCGAGTCAGCGGCATTCAAAAAGGCTTGGTGAAGCGTAACCAGGACTAA
- the aroB gene encoding 3-dehydroquinate synthase → MRVQNVDLGERSYPIYIGDGLLAQSDLLKSHIKGKQVLIVTNETVAPLYLDQVVSTLSGFQVTTVILPDGEKYKNLEVLNRIFDQLLTNKHNRSTTLLALGGGVVGDMTGFAAASYQRGVNFIQLPTTLLAQVDSSVGGKTGVNHSQGKNMIGAFYQPEAVIIDTSTLASLPERELKAGFAEVIKYGLICDEKFFSWLQLNYQSVLNLDSDALIYVIEQSCRNKAEVVAQDERESGLRAILNFGHTFGHAIETFQEYREWLHGEAVAVGMVMAADLSYRLGLLSLDQAQQIKALIAAAGLPIIPPTNMDAQQFAELMSVDKKVLDGNLRLVLLHAIGRAFVTSDFSSDKLKLTLSSGFHLCQ, encoded by the coding sequence ATGCGAGTACAAAATGTTGACCTAGGTGAGCGCAGCTATCCTATTTATATTGGTGATGGCTTATTAGCGCAAAGCGATTTACTAAAATCACATATTAAGGGCAAACAAGTACTCATTGTAACCAATGAGACGGTTGCGCCACTTTATCTGGATCAGGTGGTTTCTACGCTCTCAGGCTTCCAAGTTACGACTGTAATTCTGCCTGACGGGGAAAAATATAAAAACTTAGAGGTGCTCAACCGGATATTTGATCAGTTACTCACCAATAAACACAATAGAAGCACCACGCTCCTCGCTTTGGGGGGTGGTGTGGTGGGTGATATGACGGGATTTGCCGCCGCCAGCTATCAGAGAGGTGTAAACTTTATTCAGTTACCCACGACTTTGTTGGCGCAGGTTGATTCTTCAGTGGGTGGTAAGACTGGAGTGAATCATAGCCAAGGCAAAAATATGATAGGGGCTTTTTATCAGCCAGAAGCCGTTATTATCGATACCTCGACTTTGGCTAGCTTGCCAGAGCGAGAGCTGAAAGCAGGTTTTGCTGAAGTGATAAAGTATGGACTTATTTGTGATGAAAAGTTCTTTTCATGGTTGCAGCTGAATTATCAGTCTGTCCTGAATCTGGACAGTGATGCCTTAATTTATGTGATTGAGCAATCCTGCCGAAATAAGGCGGAGGTGGTTGCGCAAGATGAACGCGAATCAGGCTTGCGAGCAATTCTTAACTTCGGACATACGTTTGGCCATGCTATAGAAACCTTCCAGGAGTATCGGGAATGGTTACACGGAGAGGCCGTCGCGGTTGGCATGGTAATGGCCGCCGACCTCTCCTATCGGTTAGGACTGTTGAGCCTTGATCAAGCACAACAAATAAAGGCGTTAATAGCGGCTGCGGGTCTACCAATTATACCCCCCACAAACATGGATGCTCAGCAATTTGCAGAGCTCATGTCGGTAGACAAAAAAGTATTGGATGGAAATCTGAGGTTGGTATTGCTCCACGCTATTGGGCGGGCATTTGTTACCAGCGATTTTTCCTCAGATAAGCTAAAACTTACTTTGAGTTCAGGGTTTCATCTCTGTCAGTAG
- the radA gene encoding DNA repair protein RadA: protein MAKAKTKTAYVCADCGSEYSKWQGQCVDCSGWNTITEFRLPASTTAQVQFEGYGGKRSSVQKLDEINLADLPRITTDIEEFDRVLGGGIVPGSVVLIGGHPGAGKSTLLLQTLCHLATKLDALYVTGEESLQQVALRAKRLQLPTDQLKLLSETSVESICSAAQQHKPKLLVIDSIQVMHLADISSAPGSVSQVRESAAYLTRFAKQTDTAVLMVGHVTKDGSLAGPKVLEHMIDCSIMLEGTSDSRFRTLRGIKNRFGAVNELGVFAMMEAGLREVKNPSAIFLSRAEELAAGSLVMVVWEGTRPLLVEIQALVDQSQFGHPKRVTLGLDQNRLSMLLAVLHRHAGLHMGDQDVFVNVVGGVKVLETSADLALLLAVVSSFKDRPLPRDLIAFGEVGLSGEIRPVPSGQERLQEAVKHGFKRAIVPKANVPKNGVKGMEIVGIAKLSEALAVL, encoded by the coding sequence ATGGCCAAAGCAAAAACTAAAACCGCCTATGTTTGTGCGGACTGTGGCTCCGAATATTCGAAATGGCAAGGTCAATGTGTAGACTGTAGTGGCTGGAATACAATTACTGAATTTAGGCTTCCCGCATCCACCACCGCTCAGGTACAGTTTGAGGGTTACGGCGGCAAACGTTCATCAGTACAGAAGCTCGATGAAATTAATTTAGCAGACCTGCCGCGCATTACTACCGATATCGAAGAGTTTGATCGCGTTTTGGGCGGTGGCATCGTACCGGGTTCCGTGGTATTGATTGGTGGCCATCCCGGCGCGGGGAAAAGCACATTGCTATTACAAACCCTGTGTCATTTGGCCACCAAGCTCGACGCACTTTATGTTACCGGTGAAGAGTCCCTGCAACAGGTAGCACTTAGAGCTAAGCGATTACAGTTGCCCACCGATCAACTTAAGCTCCTTTCCGAAACCAGTGTTGAGAGTATCTGTTCGGCCGCTCAGCAGCATAAGCCCAAATTACTCGTTATCGACAGTATTCAAGTTATGCATTTAGCGGATATAAGTTCAGCGCCGGGCAGTGTTTCTCAGGTACGCGAAAGCGCTGCCTATTTGACCCGGTTTGCGAAACAAACAGATACCGCAGTATTGATGGTAGGACATGTGACTAAGGACGGCAGCTTGGCTGGTCCGAAGGTGTTAGAGCATATGATTGATTGCTCGATTATGTTGGAAGGCACCAGTGATAGTCGTTTTCGGACCTTGCGCGGCATTAAAAATCGGTTTGGCGCGGTCAATGAGCTCGGTGTGTTTGCGATGATGGAAGCGGGCTTGCGGGAAGTAAAAAACCCCAGTGCGATATTTCTGTCACGAGCGGAGGAGCTCGCAGCAGGTAGCCTGGTCATGGTGGTTTGGGAAGGTACACGGCCATTGTTAGTGGAGATTCAGGCGCTAGTGGATCAAAGTCAATTTGGCCACCCTAAACGCGTTACCCTTGGTTTGGACCAGAACCGTCTATCTATGTTGCTCGCAGTTTTGCACCGGCATGCAGGGCTGCATATGGGAGACCAGGACGTTTTCGTGAATGTTGTTGGTGGCGTTAAGGTATTGGAAACCAGCGCAGATCTAGCGTTATTGTTAGCGGTGGTTTCTAGCTTTAAAGATAGGCCTTTACCGCGTGACCTGATTGCTTTTGGTGAAGTCGGTTTATCCGGTGAGATTCGGCCAGTGCCCAGCGGACAGGAACGCCTACAGGAAGCGGTGAAACATGGTTTCAAACGCGCCATTGTGCCGAAGGCGAATGTACCAAAGAATGGCGTTAAAGGTATGGAAATAGTCGGCATTGCAAAGCTCAGCGAAGCGTTGGCTGTGCTATAA